In the genome of bacterium, one region contains:
- a CDS encoding class I SAM-dependent methyltransferase yields the protein MKLESFKQFLDYQLLDTGDGYRLEQWGPVRLQRPDPQAIWSKSLPALEWDKASAVFVGSGERGKWSKKNSVPQKWEIYFKPDVKLVAKLTPFKHTGIFAEQAANWEWMTEVVQEATRQGRQLKILNLFAYTGGASMVLTRVGHKVTHVDASKPSIGWAKENQLANKFAEDSIRWILDDAAKFAERELKRGEKYDGVIMDPPAFGHSPSGKTWKFNRDLPKLLETCVSLLSDDAKFLLINGYATNSSALSLNNILEDKISKLGGKIEFGELCLEHKIKTASNDAGGRTISTGIFARWQN from the coding sequence ATGAAACTTGAATCATTCAAACAGTTTTTAGACTACCAATTATTAGACACTGGCGATGGTTACCGCTTGGAGCAATGGGGACCAGTGCGCCTCCAACGGCCCGATCCGCAAGCGATTTGGAGCAAGAGCCTGCCCGCCCTGGAATGGGACAAAGCCAGCGCGGTTTTTGTCGGCAGCGGCGAACGTGGCAAATGGAGCAAAAAGAACTCCGTACCACAAAAGTGGGAAATTTACTTTAAGCCTGATGTAAAACTGGTCGCCAAGCTCACTCCTTTTAAGCATACAGGGATCTTCGCAGAACAGGCCGCCAACTGGGAATGGATGACCGAAGTTGTTCAAGAAGCCACCAGGCAAGGACGGCAGCTAAAAATCCTCAACCTCTTCGCATACACTGGCGGAGCCAGTATGGTCCTTACCCGGGTCGGACATAAAGTCACTCATGTGGACGCCAGCAAGCCTTCTATCGGCTGGGCAAAAGAAAATCAGCTGGCGAACAAGTTTGCGGAAGACAGCATTCGCTGGATCCTCGATGATGCGGCTAAATTTGCCGAACGAGAATTAAAGCGCGGCGAAAAATACGACGGAGTAATTATGGATCCGCCCGCTTTTGGCCATTCCCCTTCTGGCAAGACCTGGAAGTTCAACCGGGACCTGCCGAAGCTTTTAGAAACCTGCGTCTCCCTGCTGAGCGATGATGCAAAATTTTTACTCATCAATGGATACGCAACGAACTCATCGGCGCTTTCCTTAAATAATATTCTAGAAGATAAAATTTCTAAGCTCGGCGGTAAAATCGAATTCGGAGAACTATGCCTGGAGCATAAAATAAAAACCGCATCAAACGATGCGGGTGGCCGAACTATATCGACCGGCATATTTGCCAGATGGCAAAATTAG
- a CDS encoding GatB/YqeY domain-containing protein, with protein sequence MDLSLTQIETLLKEKLKEKNQLAVDTLRGLKTRITNEQISKGSELTSEEILALVKSESKRRKEAADSFKAGGREDSAAKELAEAEVLAQFLPEQVSEEEIARVADEKIAAEGWVASDFGKAMGALKQQFGNSADGGAIAKILKEKLK encoded by the coding sequence ATGGATTTATCACTAACTCAAATTGAAACTCTCCTCAAGGAGAAATTAAAAGAAAAAAACCAATTAGCAGTCGACACATTGCGCGGCTTAAAGACTCGTATTACTAACGAGCAAATCTCCAAAGGTAGTGAATTAACTAGCGAAGAGATTTTAGCTTTGGTTAAATCCGAATCCAAGCGCCGCAAGGAAGCCGCCGACAGCTTTAAGGCCGGCGGACGGGAAGACAGCGCGGCCAAGGAACTAGCAGAAGCAGAGGTCTTGGCGCAGTTTTTACCTGAGCAGGTATCGGAAGAAGAAATTGCCAGAGTGGCAGATGAAAAGATTGCAGCCGAAGGCTGGGTAGCAAGCGACTTTGGCAAAGCTATGGGTGCGCTTAAGCAGCAATTTGGCAACTCCGCAGATGGGGGAGCGATCGCGAAGATTTTGAAAGAAAAGTTAAAATAA
- the der gene encoding ribosome biogenesis GTPase Der, which yields MNQRLPIVAIVGEPNVGKSTLLNKIAGTRLAVTSEVAGTTRDRQYVDTVWNGVDFTLVDTAGITFGNKQELEAELSEQIENALVEADMILFVVDSKTDPSTIDRKTVVKFRKTKKPVVLAINKLDSPVKFREAGGSFAKLGIKSAFPISSVTGRGIGDLLDHVSNELKKLKIPAPEKIPGIPVAIVGKPNVGKSSLINKILGEERVVVSDIPGTTRTSIDVSVKFNGTDFTFIDTAGLKKKSYRQAQPDVFSVFQTFKSIRKSEVVLFVIDATEEITKQDMAIAGDILELGKGVVIVANKMDKFDGDEKQLQDYVSHHFPFLWFAPVFFVSAQSGDNINKALKAIEPIYQARGKEIAQEDIDQLLEYTLKKNPPRRMLDQKAPKVHGLRQIGTHAPMFELIVNHPAAISTQYKRYLEKEIIKKLDFWGTPIKIHLIKKT from the coding sequence ATGAATCAGCGTCTCCCAATCGTTGCAATTGTTGGCGAGCCTAATGTAGGCAAATCAACCTTGCTAAATAAAATTGCCGGAACCAGGCTGGCAGTTACTTCCGAAGTAGCTGGCACAACCCGCGACCGTCAATATGTAGACACCGTCTGGAATGGCGTTGACTTTACTTTGGTGGACACAGCCGGCATCACTTTCGGCAACAAGCAGGAACTCGAAGCAGAACTTTCTGAGCAAATAGAGAACGCTTTGGTGGAAGCGGATATGATTCTGTTCGTCGTGGACAGCAAGACTGATCCGAGCACCATAGACCGCAAAACGGTAGTTAAATTTCGAAAAACCAAAAAGCCAGTTGTGCTGGCCATTAACAAGCTTGATTCCCCTGTTAAGTTTCGGGAAGCCGGCGGATCTTTTGCCAAGCTGGGCATAAAGAGCGCCTTCCCTATTTCCAGCGTTACCGGCCGGGGCATTGGCGACCTGCTCGATCACGTTAGCAACGAGCTCAAAAAGCTAAAGATTCCCGCGCCGGAAAAAATTCCCGGCATACCAGTCGCGATTGTAGGCAAGCCTAACGTAGGCAAATCCAGCCTGATAAATAAAATCCTAGGCGAGGAGCGCGTGGTCGTGTCAGACATCCCGGGCACCACTCGAACATCGATCGATGTGTCCGTTAAATTTAATGGGACGGATTTCACATTTATAGATACGGCCGGGCTAAAGAAAAAGTCTTACCGTCAGGCACAGCCCGATGTGTTTTCGGTGTTCCAGACTTTTAAATCCATTCGAAAAAGCGAAGTGGTGCTGTTTGTGATTGATGCTACCGAAGAAATTACCAAGCAGGACATGGCTATTGCCGGAGATATACTGGAACTTGGCAAGGGTGTTGTGATCGTCGCTAACAAGATGGATAAATTTGATGGCGATGAAAAGCAGCTGCAAGACTATGTCTCGCATCATTTCCCTTTCTTGTGGTTTGCACCTGTATTCTTTGTATCCGCCCAATCCGGAGATAATATAAATAAGGCACTCAAGGCCATCGAGCCAATTTACCAAGCCCGCGGCAAAGAAATCGCCCAAGAAGATATAGACCAGCTGCTGGAATATACCTTAAAGAAAAATCCGCCGCGCCGCATGCTAGACCAGAAAGCTCCCAAAGTCCATGGACTCCGCCAGATTGGCACCCATGCGCCAATGTTCGAACTGATCGTTAATCACCCTGCTGCGATTTCTACGCAGTACAAGCGCTACCTGGAAAAGGAGATAATCAAAAAGTTGGATTTCTGGGGAACACCAATTAAGATCCACCTGATAAAGAAGACCTAA
- the lepB gene encoding signal peptidase I: MSESKITIEAVDENEQKPTVNSFLWELIRIIVIAVVLMFIIRIFVAEPFVVSGSSMVPNFHDREYLVVDKMTYRFNEPARGDVIIFRYPKDTSQYFIKRIIGLPGEKVQIDNGRVKLFTKEYPEGTYINEPYLPNNDVTFGKDEIVTLGDNEYYVMGDNRLASSDSRVWGILPKHDIVGIAWLRAFPISTFGLPSFDEAEFNK, encoded by the coding sequence ATGTCCGAATCAAAAATCACAATCGAAGCAGTAGACGAAAACGAGCAGAAGCCGACTGTTAATTCTTTTTTGTGGGAGCTTATCCGAATTATTGTCATTGCAGTTGTTTTGATGTTCATTATTAGAATCTTTGTCGCTGAGCCGTTTGTGGTTTCTGGCTCTTCTATGGTGCCAAATTTCCATGATCGCGAATATCTGGTCGTCGACAAGATGACTTACCGGTTTAACGAACCAGCTCGCGGCGATGTAATCATCTTCCGCTACCCGAAAGATACCTCCCAGTATTTCATTAAGCGCATTATAGGCTTACCGGGCGAAAAAGTTCAGATCGATAATGGCCGTGTTAAGCTGTTTACTAAAGAATATCCAGAAGGAACTTACATCAATGAGCCTTATCTGCCTAACAATGACGTTACTTTCGGCAAGGACGAGATTGTCACTTTGGGCGACAATGAGTATTACGTGATGGGCGATAACCGCTTGGCCTCCAGTGACTCCCGAGTATGGGGCATTTTGCCGAAACATGATATTGTCGGCATTGCCTGGTTGCGCGCCTTCCCTATAAGTACATTTGGATTGCCAAGTTTTGATGAAGCCGAATTTAATAAATAG
- a CDS encoding ATP phosphoribosyltransferase regulatory subunit yields the protein MTKVAKKIPAATKPGSLNGLKEIFTQSGPYWNTILKRLHKTSRSYGFLPIETPIVEDEKTYNDIYRDQPHILQRTIYTQLGTKSVALRSSVLPSVLRYYVQNKVSESEPMSKWFYLDNVVEQDERQAAHFGYQFGFEVLGSFNHLSEAQVISAVWEFLKRLGLEESIQIEINMLGDSGSQSSYQNVLRDYLKGKDFDLCEDCVNHLPVRALNALRCKNLNCQLVVAEAPSVLDYLDENSKTHFTNVLEALDELAIPYQLNQYYAGPQGTTLTNFVIKYVGGKDSLVIGEGAHHEQLSKNMAGKLIPAFGFIGNLATVAKAMELSEIEAEKDFNSEVFLVPLGELAAKKSLRLFRDLVSSNIKVHDHFGSEGVKNQLKAAQEYKAPIALIMGQKEAMDEMVILRDVKSGMQEVFPYEKIIEEVCKRLGR from the coding sequence ATGACTAAAGTTGCAAAAAAAATACCAGCTGCTACCAAACCAGGAAGCCTGAACGGATTGAAGGAGATTTTTACCCAGAGCGGGCCATACTGGAACACTATTTTAAAGCGCTTGCATAAAACCAGCCGTAGCTATGGCTTTTTGCCAATAGAAACTCCGATCGTAGAAGATGAGAAGACTTATAATGATATTTACCGCGACCAGCCGCATATCTTGCAGCGCACTATATATACCCAGCTCGGCACTAAATCTGTAGCCCTCCGCTCTAGCGTATTGCCCTCGGTTTTGCGCTATTACGTACAAAACAAGGTTTCGGAATCTGAGCCAATGTCCAAGTGGTTCTACCTCGATAATGTAGTGGAACAGGACGAACGGCAGGCGGCGCATTTCGGCTATCAGTTTGGCTTCGAAGTGTTGGGTTCGTTCAATCACTTATCCGAAGCTCAGGTCATTAGCGCGGTGTGGGAATTTTTAAAGCGCTTAGGGCTTGAGGAAAGCATACAGATTGAAATCAACATGCTGGGGGATAGTGGTTCGCAGTCCAGCTACCAAAACGTTTTGCGCGATTACCTTAAGGGCAAGGACTTTGACCTGTGTGAAGACTGCGTTAATCATTTGCCGGTTCGGGCTTTGAATGCCTTGCGCTGCAAAAATCTTAACTGCCAGCTGGTGGTTGCAGAAGCTCCTAGCGTTTTAGATTATTTAGACGAAAATTCCAAAACTCATTTCACCAATGTTCTGGAGGCTTTAGACGAATTGGCTATCCCGTATCAGCTGAATCAGTATTATGCGGGGCCTCAAGGAACCACTCTCACCAATTTTGTAATCAAGTACGTTGGCGGTAAAGATTCGCTAGTAATTGGCGAAGGCGCTCATCATGAACAGCTTTCTAAGAACATGGCTGGCAAGCTAATCCCGGCATTCGGGTTCATCGGCAATCTGGCAACTGTTGCCAAGGCCATGGAGCTTTCCGAGATAGAAGCGGAAAAAGATTTTAACAGCGAAGTATTTTTGGTTCCACTAGGCGAATTGGCGGCTAAGAAGAGCCTTCGACTATTCCGCGATTTGGTTTCTAGTAATATCAAAGTCCATGATCACTTTGGCAGCGAAGGCGTAAAGAACCAGCTCAAGGCAGCTCAGGAATATAAGGCGCCGATTGCTTTGATTATGGGGCAGAAGGAAGCAATGGATGAAATGGTTATTCTCCGTGATGTAAAAAGCGGGATGCAGGAAGTATTTCCTTACGAAAAGATTATCGAAGAAGTATGTAAGCGTTTGGGACGCTAG
- the topA gene encoding type I DNA topoisomerase, which produces MAKQLIIVESPTKAKTISKFLGSEYEVEASFGHVRDLPKSKISIDVKNNFEPVYAIPPKAKEVVTKLKKMAKAASSIILATDEDREGEAISWHLVEALGMKYNDPKLKRIVFHEITKGAIDHALQNPRAIDLNLVDAQQARRVLDRLVGYELSPFLWRKIRYGLSAGRVQSVAVRLVVEREREIQAFKAEEYWSIEAQLSKQSGAPIFTAKLSKIDGKVVGKMGINNGTDAKKITGDLEGGTYKVIDITKKEVKRNPSPPFTTSTLQQEAARKLGFSAKQTMAVAQGLYENGFITYMRTDSLNLAQSALAQAREVVEQEFGKQYTLSEPRYYANKSKGAQEAHEAIRPTDLSLLPHNFKGSSDRNAGRLYDLIWKRTVACQMQQAIFDQTGVDIAAGSASAADKYTFRANGQVVKFDGFIRAYTEGTDEKNEDEIEGVLPELAAEEILKLHELSPIQHFTEPPARYSDATLVKTLEAAGVGRPSTYAPTLSTIQERGYVTKEDKKYAPTDEGYLVTDMLVENFPEIVDINFTSKIEEDFDKIAEGELKWVPVIEDFYGPFKEHLAQKEKEVEKQIEVSTTPCPHCGEMMLIKYGRMGKFLACPQEGSKVTQPMPEEAAQIAALEEKTKDEKCPICDKPMNVRRGRFGFFLGCSDYPTCKGISKIYNKTGFKCPLCLDTEDRKAKPGDLVEKKGRGRGKPFYACTRWPDCTLILNKKPETEQEVSELYKAWKENPPTPKGEKGKKPARKTAAKKAVKKTTKKAVKQESENASTTESEKIENN; this is translated from the coding sequence ATGGCCAAGCAACTTATTATAGTAGAATCGCCTACTAAAGCGAAAACAATTTCTAAATTTTTAGGCTCCGAATACGAAGTGGAAGCCAGTTTTGGCCATGTCCGCGATCTGCCAAAATCAAAGATTTCGATTGATGTAAAAAACAATTTCGAACCGGTTTATGCCATTCCTCCGAAGGCTAAGGAAGTGGTTACGAAATTAAAGAAGATGGCCAAGGCCGCCTCCTCTATTATATTAGCGACTGATGAAGATCGCGAAGGTGAAGCCATTTCTTGGCACTTAGTAGAAGCTTTGGGAATGAAATATAATGACCCGAAGCTCAAGCGCATTGTTTTTCACGAAATTACCAAAGGCGCCATCGACCATGCGTTGCAAAACCCGCGCGCGATTGACCTTAATTTAGTCGACGCGCAACAGGCACGCCGAGTACTAGACCGCCTAGTAGGCTACGAACTTTCTCCATTTCTGTGGCGTAAAATCCGCTATGGCTTATCGGCTGGTCGCGTACAAAGCGTAGCTGTGCGCTTGGTAGTAGAGCGTGAACGCGAAATTCAGGCTTTTAAAGCTGAAGAATACTGGTCTATAGAAGCGCAGCTCTCTAAACAAAGCGGAGCGCCAATCTTTACCGCCAAGCTTTCTAAAATCGACGGCAAAGTAGTCGGCAAAATGGGCATCAATAACGGGACCGACGCAAAAAAGATCACCGGCGATTTAGAAGGCGGCACTTACAAAGTAATCGATATTACCAAAAAGGAAGTTAAACGCAATCCTTCTCCCCCATTCACTACCTCTACTTTGCAGCAGGAAGCTGCCCGCAAACTAGGCTTTAGTGCCAAGCAAACCATGGCTGTGGCTCAAGGCCTATACGAAAACGGTTTCATCACTTATATGCGTACCGACAGCTTAAACTTGGCGCAATCTGCCTTGGCTCAGGCGCGTGAAGTTGTAGAGCAGGAATTCGGCAAGCAGTATACTCTAAGCGAGCCGCGCTATTACGCCAATAAAAGCAAAGGCGCACAGGAAGCGCACGAAGCGATTCGTCCAACCGATCTTTCTTTGTTACCGCATAATTTTAAAGGCAGCAGCGATCGCAACGCAGGCCGGCTATACGATTTGATCTGGAAGCGCACCGTTGCCTGCCAAATGCAGCAAGCTATTTTCGACCAGACCGGCGTGGACATTGCTGCTGGGTCGGCAAGCGCAGCAGATAAATACACTTTCCGCGCTAACGGGCAGGTCGTTAAGTTCGACGGCTTTATTCGCGCTTACACTGAGGGTACCGACGAAAAAAATGAAGACGAAATAGAAGGTGTATTGCCAGAGCTTGCAGCAGAAGAAATCCTCAAGCTGCACGAACTGTCCCCTATCCAGCACTTTACCGAACCGCCTGCCCGCTATTCGGACGCGACTTTGGTAAAAACTTTGGAAGCTGCCGGCGTAGGCCGCCCGTCTACATACGCACCAACTCTTAGCACCATTCAGGAGCGGGGCTATGTAACCAAGGAAGATAAAAAATACGCGCCTACGGACGAAGGCTACCTGGTTACGGACATGCTGGTAGAAAACTTCCCGGAAATTGTCGACATTAATTTCACTTCCAAAATCGAAGAAGACTTCGACAAGATCGCCGAAGGCGAACTTAAGTGGGTGCCGGTTATCGAAGATTTCTACGGTCCATTTAAGGAGCATTTAGCCCAAAAGGAAAAAGAGGTAGAAAAACAGATTGAGGTTTCTACCACTCCTTGCCCTCATTGCGGAGAGATGATGCTGATCAAATACGGCCGCATGGGCAAGTTCCTGGCTTGCCCGCAGGAAGGCAGCAAAGTCACCCAGCCAATGCCGGAAGAAGCTGCTCAAATCGCTGCTTTAGAAGAAAAGACTAAAGACGAAAAATGTCCGATCTGCGATAAGCCTATGAACGTCCGCCGCGGCCGCTTTGGGTTCTTCCTTGGCTGCAGCGACTATCCGACATGCAAAGGTATTTCTAAAATTTACAATAAGACTGGTTTTAAGTGCCCTCTCTGTTTAGACACAGAGGATCGCAAAGCAAAACCAGGCGACCTCGTAGAAAAGAAAGGCCGCGGCCGCGGCAAACCGTTTTATGCCTGCACCCGCTGGCCGGACTGTACTTTAATTCTAAACAAGAAGCCAGAAACCGAACAAGAAGTAAGCGAGCTTTACAAGGCCTGGAAAGAAAACCCTCCGACACCAAAAGGAGAAAAGGGCAAAAAACCGGCTCGAAAAACTGCTGCTAAGAAAGCAGTGAAGAAGACAACAAAAAAAGCCGTCAAACAAGAATCGGAAAATGCCTCTACCACAGAAAGTGAAAAGATAGAAAACAACTAA
- the rpsU gene encoding 30S ribosomal protein S21 — protein sequence MVEVKRKENESFDSLLRRFNRKIQQSGVLVRARKTRFFEPEKSRNLQRTIAIRRSELREIREEQKRTGKVLKPVKKGR from the coding sequence TTGGTAGAAGTAAAACGTAAAGAAAACGAATCATTCGACAGTTTGTTAAGACGATTTAACCGCAAAATTCAACAAAGCGGTGTTTTAGTGCGTGCGCGTAAAACTCGTTTCTTTGAACCTGAGAAGAGCCGTAATTTGCAAAGAACTATTGCTATCCGCCGTAGCGAACTTCGCGAAATCCGCGAAGAGCAGAAGCGAACTGGTAAAGTACTCAAGCCTGTTAAGAAGGGTCGCTAG
- a CDS encoding LCP family protein, translating to MPSSPKIKSTNIDNTGKSSADDFLTENKPKSFGLKSIAEPLPPSEPQKRSRRTLKVILGFIIVIIIALGGVAAVRATNLLDKIFVGSNHSLFGQVANIISSQTGSKLLGEKDGQINILLLGIGGVGHDGPYLSDTLIVAQIRPGDKKATLISIPRDYLVNTKELGQRKINAVFAETFSKDKNWEKAGNATLEVVEKISGLDIPYFAVVDFEGFKKTVNLLGGVEVNVERTFTDYTFPNNTGGYIPAVTFKEGVEVMNGERALIFARSRHAAGPEGTDFARSARQQKIIAASKAKLISLNLISDAGKINELFTIVGDHFHTNLSAGEMIRLYNIGKDLGSDQIASLSLDPTSNLICPEVLETNGAYVLTICPGKTSEDIADYFKNSFSTGQVTAEKATVWLADSSVAGKLYKKAEAELVNNGLTVYKVIYTGKPLTQSVVYPVNHKEATINLIKDQLNASEVSLAPPGIKIDPAKVDVIVILGENPQ from the coding sequence ATGCCTTCATCTCCAAAAATTAAGAGCACGAACATCGATAACACCGGCAAATCTTCCGCCGATGATTTTTTAACCGAAAATAAGCCAAAGTCTTTTGGCCTTAAATCAATTGCAGAACCACTACCTCCTTCTGAGCCTCAGAAGAGATCTCGCAGAACCTTAAAAGTCATCCTTGGCTTCATTATTGTTATTATCATAGCTCTGGGCGGAGTCGCTGCAGTGCGTGCCACCAACTTATTGGATAAAATTTTTGTCGGCAGCAACCATAGCCTATTCGGACAAGTGGCAAATATTATATCCAGCCAAACGGGCAGCAAGCTGCTAGGAGAAAAAGACGGCCAGATCAATATCTTGCTTCTCGGCATCGGCGGGGTCGGCCACGACGGCCCATACTTATCCGATACTCTGATAGTGGCGCAGATTCGTCCAGGCGATAAGAAGGCTACCCTCATTTCCATACCCCGCGATTATTTGGTTAACACAAAAGAGTTAGGCCAAAGAAAAATCAACGCAGTATTTGCAGAAACTTTCAGCAAGGATAAAAACTGGGAAAAGGCCGGAAACGCTACCTTAGAAGTCGTAGAAAAAATTTCCGGTTTAGACATACCCTACTTTGCAGTTGTAGATTTTGAGGGCTTTAAAAAAACTGTTAACCTGCTCGGTGGCGTAGAAGTTAACGTAGAGCGAACCTTCACCGACTATACTTTCCCGAACAATACCGGCGGCTATATTCCGGCTGTTACTTTTAAGGAGGGAGTCGAAGTGATGAACGGTGAACGCGCTCTGATCTTTGCCCGCTCCAGACACGCAGCCGGACCAGAAGGCACCGACTTCGCCCGCAGCGCGCGCCAGCAAAAAATCATCGCAGCCTCAAAAGCAAAGCTCATCTCGCTTAATCTGATCTCCGATGCCGGAAAGATCAATGAGCTGTTCACCATTGTCGGCGATCACTTCCATACCAACCTAAGCGCTGGAGAAATGATTCGCTTGTACAACATCGGCAAAGACTTAGGCAGCGACCAGATTGCAAGCTTAAGCCTCGACCCGACCTCGAACCTCATCTGCCCGGAAGTCTTAGAAACCAACGGAGCTTATGTGCTTACAATCTGCCCTGGAAAAACCAGTGAAGACATCGCTGACTACTTCAAGAACAGCTTCTCCACCGGCCAGGTCACTGCAGAAAAAGCTACCGTCTGGCTGGCCGACAGCTCGGTTGCCGGCAAGCTATATAAAAAAGCCGAAGCCGAACTCGTTAACAATGGTCTCACCGTTTACAAGGTCATTTATACCGGCAAACCTTTAACCCAAAGTGTTGTATACCCAGTTAATCATAAGGAAGCTACAATTAACCTAATTAAAGACCAGCTAAACGCTAGCGAAGTATCGCTGGCTCCACCCGGTATTAAAATCGATCCGGCCAAAGTAGATGTAATTGTCATCCTCGGCGAAAATCCTCAGTAG
- a CDS encoding histidine triad nucleotide-binding protein: protein MADNCIFCNIINREANSEIIAETDNVIVIRDIMPKAPVHLQVISKQHIPSVNDLTEDDSVLIGQMILAAQSAARASGVAESGYKLVWNVGRDGGQVIPHIHIHVLGGKQLEE from the coding sequence ATGGCCGACAACTGTATATTTTGCAACATCATTAACAGGGAAGCTAACTCCGAAATTATCGCAGAGACCGATAACGTGATCGTCATCCGCGATATTATGCCCAAGGCTCCTGTGCACTTGCAGGTGATTTCTAAGCAGCATATTCCGTCTGTGAATGATTTAACAGAAGACGATAGCGTTCTCATTGGCCAGATGATTTTGGCAGCCCAGTCTGCCGCGCGCGCATCCGGAGTGGCGGAGTCGGGTTATAAACTGGTTTGGAATGTCGGCCGTGACGGCGGCCAGGTTATTCCTCATATCCATATCCACGTGCTTGGTGGTAAACAGTTGGAAGAATAA
- a CDS encoding aminoacyl-tRNA hydrolase: protein MKIIVGLGNPGKQYQLTRHNAGFLAVDYFLKNHEAISCQSKFNAQVCEYHENGVKVFIVKPQSFMNLSGEVVKEIAHFYKIDIANDLLVVHDDKDLDFEKIKFTDGSGSAGQNGVQNIIDELGTKSFHRIRIGVESREAGSPIETADFVLQKFTDEEMKVLEEKVLPGAARLIENFIAS, encoded by the coding sequence ATGAAAATTATCGTAGGTTTAGGAAATCCTGGAAAACAATACCAATTAACCCGGCATAACGCTGGTTTTTTAGCAGTGGATTATTTCTTAAAAAACCATGAAGCCATTAGCTGCCAAAGCAAGTTCAATGCTCAAGTTTGCGAATATCATGAAAATGGCGTAAAGGTTTTTATAGTAAAGCCGCAGAGCTTTATGAACCTGTCCGGAGAAGTCGTGAAGGAGATCGCTCATTTTTACAAGATAGATATAGCTAACGATTTGCTGGTGGTTCACGATGACAAAGACTTGGACTTTGAAAAAATTAAATTTACAGACGGTTCAGGCAGCGCCGGCCAAAATGGCGTGCAGAACATTATAGACGAGCTTGGTACAAAAAGCTTTCACCGCATTCGCATCGGCGTGGAATCACGTGAAGCTGGCTCCCCTATCGAAACCGCCGACTTTGTTCTTCAAAAATTTACAGATGAAGAAATGAAAGTTTTGGAAGAAAAAGTCCTGCCCGGAGCCGCTAGGCTTATAGAAAACTTTATAGCTTCTTAA
- the dprA gene encoding DNA-protecting protein DprA: MNHLTFLLYILAKSVSSIRPQLVEALRQWPQLHHDLNLNDPDLKSFCQHLLLTPAQTEKFLENYNAGSATEFIKLLKKKGIHAINIFENEYPELLNSIPDPPLVLYCRGNSSLLNSKSVAIVGSRKASSYGKSVVEKIISGLSEHGVVTISGLAFGIDASVHDESLKHNLPTIAVLGGGIDNDSIYPREHYLLAQRILKSSGLIISEYPPLAEAMKHQFIARNRVIAALSQATVIIEAAEKSGALFTADFAADYNRSVLAVPGSITSQLSFGPHELIKKGAALLSSADDLLFELGIDPISGAVPKLKPDEQSVWECINCNKGEFEYLAKSLSFSPAQLSIIITSLELKNLIYQSAPQVYSPK, translated from the coding sequence ATGAACCATCTCACCTTTTTACTCTATATATTAGCTAAGTCTGTAAGCAGCATACGCCCGCAGCTAGTCGAAGCGCTTAGACAATGGCCACAATTACATCACGACCTCAATTTAAATGATCCAGATTTGAAATCCTTTTGCCAGCACCTTCTTCTAACACCTGCTCAAACAGAAAAGTTTTTAGAGAATTACAATGCCGGTTCAGCTACAGAGTTCATCAAACTTTTAAAGAAAAAAGGCATTCATGCGATCAATATTTTCGAAAATGAATATCCGGAACTTCTAAATAGCATTCCCGATCCCCCGCTAGTTCTGTACTGCCGTGGCAATTCATCGCTGCTAAACTCCAAATCCGTGGCAATAGTCGGCAGCCGCAAAGCAAGCAGCTATGGAAAGTCTGTAGTGGAAAAAATTATTTCTGGCTTATCCGAGCATGGCGTTGTTACTATCTCCGGATTGGCTTTTGGAATTGATGCTTCTGTTCATGATGAATCTCTAAAACATAATCTTCCGACCATAGCTGTACTTGGCGGCGGTATTGATAATGATTCCATTTATCCCAGAGAACACTATTTGCTAGCCCAGCGGATTTTAAAAAGCAGCGGGTTAATAATTTCTGAATACCCGCCACTAGCAGAAGCCATGAAGCATCAATTCATTGCCCGCAATAGAGTTATCGCCGCCCTTTCGCAAGCCACGGTAATTATAGAGGCGGCCGAAAAGAGCGGCGCGCTGTTTACTGCAGACTTTGCCGCAGATTATAACCGGAGCGTTTTGGCTGTACCCGGTTCCATAACTTCTCAACTAAGCTTTGGCCCGCATGAACTAATCAAAAAAGGTGCTGCACTATTAAGCAGCGCAGACGACCTGTTGTTTGAGCTGGGAATCGACCCTATCTCAGGCGCTGTGCCAAAATTAAAGCCGGATGAGCAATCGGTATGGGAGTGCATAAATTGTAACAAGGGAGAATTTGAATACTTGGCAAAAAGCTTAAGCTTTAGTCCGGCCCAGTTATCGATAATAATTACATCTTTGGAATTAAAAAATCTTATTTACCAGTCAGCGCCTCAGGTTTATTCTCCAAAATAA